The following proteins are encoded in a genomic region of Desulfobacteraceae bacterium:
- a CDS encoding porin, whose protein sequence is MQNFQAIFNGEEERSVAMRRKEVDRNGRRMIPKGVWWLVLLLMTVWGFMPVYAVHATTLEELKQQLEVLQQKVAEMEAQKAVEAQQAAELEAQKAAAAKEAEAQMVTRGAGPGTFNFRLPGIDTDVRLGGYVKLDAVYSDVGAGSNSDSDRFFYPRSIYVGPSADEPSEKLVFTAKQSRLYLKTRTGTAMGDLKIHVEGDIYGYSGNQRVTNSDGWRVRHAYGELGNFMAGQNWSTFMNAGVLPETLDFGGPAGEIFVRQAQVRWTQPFDWGNLQLAAENPETWVIDGRTGVSTSYDTERVPDVVGRINYNCDFGKFSLALMGRELRIDNDIADDSVYGGAVSAAGVVPTFGKDDIRFMLNYGNALGRYMWSNFEDAYIDEDGDLEALEQWGGYVAYRHFWLDNLRSSLVYAYAEADNDTNEVGDEVNKRFQSVHTNLIWSPIPEVNLGLEYLWGQRELENDDDGELNRVQFSAQYLF, encoded by the coding sequence GTGCAAAATTTCCAGGCCATTTTCAATGGTGAAGAGGAAAGGAGCGTTGCGATGAGGAGAAAAGAAGTAGATAGGAACGGGCGCAGGATGATACCCAAGGGCGTGTGGTGGCTGGTGCTTTTGCTGATGACCGTGTGGGGCTTCATGCCGGTCTATGCAGTCCATGCGACCACCCTGGAGGAGCTCAAGCAGCAACTGGAGGTTCTGCAACAAAAGGTCGCCGAAATGGAGGCCCAAAAGGCAGTGGAGGCGCAGCAGGCTGCGGAGCTTGAGGCCCAGAAGGCCGCGGCGGCAAAGGAGGCGGAAGCCCAAATGGTCACCCGGGGTGCGGGACCCGGCACCTTCAATTTCCGTCTGCCGGGAATCGACACCGATGTCCGCCTGGGAGGTTACGTGAAGTTGGATGCGGTCTACAGCGATGTCGGCGCAGGCAGCAACAGCGATTCTGATCGATTCTTCTATCCGCGGTCGATCTATGTCGGGCCGAGCGCGGACGAGCCGTCGGAAAAGCTGGTCTTCACCGCCAAGCAGAGCCGCCTGTACCTCAAAACCAGAACCGGGACCGCCATGGGGGATCTGAAGATTCATGTGGAAGGCGACATCTATGGCTATTCCGGCAACCAGAGGGTGACCAACTCTGACGGCTGGCGGGTCCGGCATGCCTATGGTGAACTCGGCAATTTCATGGCCGGCCAGAACTGGTCCACATTTATGAATGCCGGCGTTCTGCCGGAAACCCTGGATTTCGGCGGGCCGGCGGGTGAGATTTTCGTCCGCCAGGCCCAGGTGCGCTGGACCCAGCCTTTCGATTGGGGCAACCTGCAACTGGCTGCGGAAAATCCCGAAACCTGGGTCATCGACGGCAGAACGGGCGTTAGCACCTCCTATGATACCGAACGGGTGCCGGATGTCGTCGGTCGGATCAACTACAACTGCGATTTCGGAAAATTCTCACTGGCCTTGATGGGACGTGAACTCCGGATCGACAATGACATCGCCGATGACAGCGTTTATGGCGGCGCTGTCAGCGCCGCTGGTGTGGTGCCGACATTCGGCAAGGATGACATCCGCTTTATGCTCAATTATGGCAATGCGCTCGGCCGCTACATGTGGAGCAATTTCGAAGACGCATACATAGATGAGGATGGGGATCTCGAAGCGCTGGAGCAGTGGGGCGGTTATGTGGCCTACCGCCATTTCTGGCTGGACAATCTTCGTTCGAGCCTGGTTTACGCCTACGCCGAAGCCGACAACGACACCAACGAGGTGGGCGACGAGGTCAACAAGCGGTTTCAGTCGGTGCATACCAACCTCATTTGGAGCCCCATTCCCGAAGTCAATCTGGGGTTGGAGTATTTGTGGGGTCAGCGGGAGTTGGAAAACGACGACGACGGTGAGCTGAACCGGGTTCAGTTCAGCGCACAATACTTGTTTTAA